The genomic interval CGCCCCTTCGACCACGGTGTAGCTGGCCGCCTCCAGTCGGCGGATGCCCTCGGCCAGACGGGGATCGCGAAGGGGACTCGACGGAGCCACCACGCCGATGGTCATGCCGGGCACCAGCCGCCGCGGCTTCGTGAACGGAGGGGAGCTCACGGCGCCTCGCCGCTCAGGAGCACGCGCCTCCCGCTGCCGTCCGCACGGCACACGACCGCCCGCGCCTGCCCCCCATCGACGGCAACGAACCCCAGAAGCGAGCCGTCGCGCGACCATGCCGGGAGCACGGGCGAGCCCGGGCCGCCGGTGCCCTGCGCGCGGTACACGAGCGCGGCCCCTCTGCCGTCCATCGTGATCGTATAGATGGCCGCGCGCGGCTTCCCGGCCGCTGCCCCGGTCGCGGGAGCCGGACCGCCGGGCTTACCAGGGCCGGGCGCCGGCGCCGCGGGCAGCGTCACCAGCGCGGCCAGGCGCGCGCCGTCCGGGGAGAACGCGACATACTCGACCGACTCGGGCGCGTGCCTTGGGTCCGGGTTAACGGCTCGAACGCGGTCGGGGAAGGGAAGCTTCGTAACCGACCGCGAGGCCAGGTCGAAGGCATACAACGAGAGAAGGATGTAACGCGGGTTCCTGCTCTTGCGCGCCCACACGAGCCTCTTGCCGTCGCGCGAGAGCGCAAGGCCCACGACATCGCCGGAGGTCGTGAGCTGATGCGCCTGGCCAGCCTCCACCAGATAGATGTCGCGGCGCCCGTCGGTGTCGCCGACCACTGCCAGGTCGTCGGT from Chthonomonadales bacterium carries:
- a CDS encoding PD40 domain-containing protein; amino-acid sequence: MWRRVARVAAVGTAAIALAGCVTVDFSPDGTKLALTWGVGEGRATLGTIDLKGGEFRALAGGEDGVFPLWSPDGRYLLFQTRQDGRERLRLHDVGAGSTRTIGPDLQPPYAWREDGRRFAGVHRLEDGTLEVVWYNLPEAGVTLRAPVPFKGPAELRMVWLPGTDDLAVVGDTDGRRDIYLVEAGQAHQLTTSGDVVGLALSRDGKRLVWARKSRNPRYILLSLYAFDLASRSVTKLPFPDRVRAVNPDPRHAPESVEYVAFSPDGARLAALVTLPAAPAPGPGKPGGPAPATGAAAGKPRAAIYTITMDGRGAALVYRAQGTGGPGSPVLPAWSRDGSLLGFVAVDGGQARAVVCRADGSGRRVLLSGEAP